Proteins encoded together in one Falco biarmicus isolate bFalBia1 chromosome 4, bFalBia1.pri, whole genome shotgun sequence window:
- the TINCR gene encoding TINCR ubiquitin domain containing: MDTLRRSLSRWKRYHIKVHLADEDLMMPLTVKPRDTVMDLRAHLVREGVTSWKKTFYYNSRQLEEHETLKEANIQNGSVLLLVSNKR, from the coding sequence ATGGACACACTGCGAAGGAGCCTCTCTCGCTGGAAGAGGTACCACATTAAGGTGCACCTGGCTGATGAGGACCTGATGATGCCCTTGACAGTCAAGCCCAGAGACACAGTGATGGACCTACGGGCTCACTTAGTACGGGAGGGTGTCACTTCCTGGAAGAAGACATTTTATTACAACTCCAGGCAGCTCGAGGAGCACGAGACTCTCAAAGAAGCCAATATCCAGAATGGCTCTGTCCTGCTTCTTGTCAGCAACAAAAGGTAG